A window of Juglans regia cultivar Chandler chromosome 7, Walnut 2.0, whole genome shotgun sequence contains these coding sequences:
- the LOC109018024 gene encoding inositol oxygenase 1-like, with translation MREKYGKLDRVEMSIWECCELLNEVVDESDPGLDEPQIEHLLETAEAIRKDYPNEDWLHLTCLIHDLGKVLLLPSLGELPQWVVVGEHFPVYCSFDESVVHQQYFKENPDYSNPAYNTKYGVYAESCGLNNVMMSWGHDDYMYLVAKENKTTLPSAALFIIKYHSFYALHRSEAYKHLMKEEDVENLKWLQIFNKYDLYNKSKVRIVVEKVKPCYLSLVEKYFPSKLKW, from the exons ATGAGGGAAAAGTATGGCAAATTAGACAGAGTGGAGATGAGCATATGGGAATGTTGTGAACTTCTCAATGAAGTTGTTGATGAGAGTGATCCGGGCTTGGACGAGCCCCAAATTGAGCACTTGTTGGAAACGGCTGAAGCAATTAGAAAGGACTATCCCAATGAAGATTGGCTGCACCTAACTTGCCTTATTCATG ACCTTGGGAAGGTGCTTCTTCTTCCCAGCTTAGGGGAACTTCCTCAATGGGTTGTTGTAGGtga ACATTTCCCAGTTTACTGTTCTTTTGATGAATCAGTTGTCCATCAGCAG TATTTCAAGGAAAATCCAGACTACAGCAATCCTGCTTACAACACTAAATATGGAGTTTATGCT GAAA gTTGCGGGCTCAACAACGTTATGATGTCATGGGGACACGATGACTACATGTATTT AGTGGCAAAGGAGAATAAAACCACTCTACCTTCTGCAGCTCTTTTTATCATCAAATATCACTCCTTCTACG CATTACATAGATCAGAGGCATACAAGCACTTAATGAAGGAGGAGGATGTTGAGAATCTGAAATGGCTCCAGATATTCAA CAAATATGACCTTTACAACAAGAGCAAGGTTCGGATCGTTGTTGAAAAGGTTAAGCCATGCTATCTTTCCCTCGTTGAAAAG TACTTCCCCTCGAAactaaaatggtga
- the LOC109018025 gene encoding putative leucine-rich repeat receptor-like serine/threonine-protein kinase At2g19230 isoform X3: protein MLEIKTQYNVTKNWQGDPCVPSDYSWEGLNCSNDNPPRVISLNLSSSNLTGEIANSFSKLELIRSLDLRGNKLTGSVPEALLERSRIGQLDLRVDANPDLCLYTPCKGKKKKEFVIPVLAASLTAVLILLFIVSALAVYRRKRGSDMVAKSKSSIKSKNRQYSYSEVVKITNNFRTIIGKGGFGNVYLGKLKDEIQVAVKLLSPSSNQGYKEFRAEAQLLMVLHHGNLVSLVGYCDDGKKKALIYEYMAKGNLQQHLSVTNPNVLTWNERLCIAVDAAHGLEYLHNGCKPPIIHRDLKPPNILLNEQMQAMIADFGLSRAFARENDTHVSTCPAGTFGYVDPEFATSGNFKRESDVYSFGIVLFELITGRPAIIRGPMQNNHILDWVYPLIERADIQNIVDPRLEGEFNTTSAWKVVEIAMSCALPVAIQRPGMSQVLAELKECLALVLTRGRNQRMTTECRTSSMQDNTFHLELESGLIAPIAR, encoded by the exons ATGCTGGAGATCAAGACCCAGTACAACGTGACTAAAAACTGGCAAGGCGATCCGTGTGTCCCAAGTGATTATTCATGGGAAGGTTTAAACTGCAGTAATGACAATCCTCCAAGGGTCATCTCATT GAACTTGAGCTCAAGCAACTTGACAGGGGAAATTGCAAATTCATTCTCCAAGCTCGAACTAATCCGGTCCTT GGATTTAAGAGGAAACAAGCTCACAGGTTCAGTTCCTGAGGCTCTTCTGGAACGGTCGAGGATTGGACAATTGGACCTGAG GGTTGATGCAAATCCGGATCTTTGTCTGTACACTCCTTgtaagggaaagaagaaaaaggagttTGTCATTCCAGTTCTTGCAGCGTCTCTAACAGCAGTCTTGATCCTTCTCTTCATCGTTAGTGCTCTTGCTGTATATAGAAGGAAAAGAGGATCAG ACATGGTTGCCAAATCCAAATCCAGCATCAAATCAAAGAATCGACAGTATAGCTACTCTGAGGTTGTTAAGATAACTAATAACTTCAGAACCATCATTGGCAAAGGAGGATTTGGAAACGTGTACCTCGGCAAATTGAAAGATGAAATTCAAGTTGCTGTTAAGCTTCTCTCTCCTTCATCAAACCAAGGGTACAAAGAATTTAGAGCGGAG GCACAGCTCTTAATGGTACTTCATCATGGAAACTTGGTTAGTCTTGTTGGATACTGTGATGATGGCAAAAAAAAGGCGCTCATATATGAGTACATGGCTAAGGGGAATCTGCAGCAGCATTTATCAG TGACAAACCCAAATGTCTTAACATGGAATGAGCGACTTTGTATTGCAGTGGACGCAGCACACG GGTTGGAGTATCTACATAATGGTTGCAAGCCACCTATCATCCACAGAGATTTAAAACCACCCAACATCCTACTAAACGAACAAATGCAAGCCATGATAGCTGATTTTGGGCTTTCTAGAGCCTTTGCCAGAGAAAATGATACCCACGTGTCAACTTGCCCAGCTGGCACATTTGGATACGTCGATCCGGA ATTTGCAACATCTGGGAACTTCAAAAGGGAAAGTGACGTCTATAGCTTTGGGATTGTTTTGTTTGAGCTTATAACTGGTCGCCCTGCAATAATAAGAGGTCCTATGCAAAACAATCACATACTTGACTGGGTTTATCCTTTGATTGAAAGGGcagatattcaaaatattgttgATCCAAGACTAGAAGGAGAGTTCAACACCACTTCTGCCTGGAAAGTTGTTGAAATAGCCATGTCGTGCGCACTACCGGTTGCAATCCAAAGGCCAGGCATGAGTCAGGTATTGGCAGAACTAAAGGAATGCTTGGCTCTGGTATTGACTCGTGGAAGAAATCAAAGGATGACAACTGAGTGCAGAACTTCAAGCATGCAAGACAACACGTTCCATTTGGAGCTAGAATCAGGATTAATTGCTCCCATCGCTAGATAG